ATAATTGTTTATATCAATTAAAGATAGACTTCCAACTAACATTAAAGGTGCAAGTAATGCAAGTCCTGAAACAACTTCATAGGATAAAAGTTGAATAGCTGTTCTTGCTCCCCCTAAAAGTGCCCATTTATTAGCAGAACTCATTCCTGCTAATAATGGTCCATAAAGACCTACAGAGGCAACTCCTAATACAAATAAAACACCAACATTAATATCAGCAATAATTGGTCTTACGGTATATCCAAAAAGTTCAAACTCTGGAAAGAAAGGAATTGCAGTCATTGCAATAAATGCAGTAGCAGCTGTAATAATTGGAGCTATCATAAAGACAGGTCTTGCTGCATTTGCAGGAATAAAATCCTCTTTTGTAAAAAGTTTTATTCCATCAGCTGCTAATTGTAAAAGACCATGTGGTCCAACATTCATAGGTCCCAATCTTCTTTGCATAAAAGCTAAAATCTTTCTTTCAATATATGTTGTAAACCCTGCAAGTGCTGCAAATACAGAAAGCACAACTACTGCTTTAACAACTGTTTCTATTAAAATTGAAGTTTCCATTTTAGTCTCTCATAACTTTTGCTATTGCATATCTTGAATTTTCAAAGAAAACTTTGGTATCTAAAGCTTTTTCAAAAGTAGAAACTAAAGCAATCTCACCATCAATTTGGTTTTCACAATAAGCTTTTAAAGTTCTTTTTATTTCACCTACTTGAACAGTAACTTTTTGATTCTCTTCTAATTGTAGTTTTTCAAATAAAGCTTTTGAGAAGAAAATACCACTTTGAAGATTATTCTTAAACTCATGGGCAATAGCTGTAAACTCATTAAACTGATTTATAGGATTAGCTTTATAAATAACTATTTCATTTTCACTTGAAACTAAAGAAGTTGAAGTTTTTAACTCAAACTCATTATCTACTTCAATATCATCAATTTTTAAATCATAACCTCTGTATTCAACTCTATCATTGCCAAAATAGTTAGGAAGGTCATCAAACTCAATTTTACAATAGCCTTTATTTAA
The Arcobacter sp. CECT 8983 genome window above contains:
- the nuoH gene encoding NADH-quinone oxidoreductase subunit NuoH gives rise to the protein METSILIETVVKAVVVLSVFAALAGFTTYIERKILAFMQRRLGPMNVGPHGLLQLAADGIKLFTKEDFIPANAARPVFMIAPIITAATAFIAMTAIPFFPEFELFGYTVRPIIADINVGVLFVLGVASVGLYGPLLAGMSSANKWALLGGARTAIQLLSYEVVSGLALLAPLMLVGSLSLIDINNYQAGGFTNWIIWSQPMAFILFVIAGFAETNRTPFDLLEHEAEIVAGYATEYSGLRWGMFFIGEYANLFTVCFLISLIFLGGFNDLWFIPGGLAIVLKVMMLIFFFLWTRASWPHIRPDQLMWLCWKVLMPLSVINILITGLILMF